In Bacteroidota bacterium, the sequence CATAATCGTATTTTCAGGATAGTATTGCTTTCTTAATATCGTCCATCATCATATTCGTCTTATCGTACCCGATCCGGAAAAGCTCTTCATCCGTCTTCTTCCTGAAAACACCGTAATCATAGGCTTTCTCCGGTTCAATCAGGATGTTGCAGGATGCCAGGTTATGCTTTGAATTCTGGTGTAAAGCCAGACTCAGGCAACGGTTGGCAATATCCTGCCAGTTTTTTAATGTTGCCATACCCACAGGCCGGTGGTCATGAACAAATATACCTATGGTCTTTGTGCATAATTCCTCCAATGGCTCAAGAGGGAAGTTGTTTAGCAAACCTCCGTCAACATATAGTTGCCCATCAATTTCCTGGGCCTCGAAAACCAAAGGTACTGCAGCCGATGCCAGGATATAGGGATAAAGCTTCCCGCTGTTCCGTATCTCGAACTTCCCGGTATTCAGGTTGGAAACACAAACAAATAGCTGCTTTTTCAGACTCTCAAAGGAATCCCCGGGCAGATACCTCTTCAGGAGATTATGAAGGTATTTCAGGTTGCTGATACCACTCTTCCTGAAACCCAGCTGGAACACCTTCAGCATACTGCTGCTCTTGGATATCTCCAGCATCTCCAACGGCGAATAACCTGCTGCATAAAATGCACCGATAACGGCCCCAATGCTCGAACCCGAAATATAATCCGGCCGTATCCCGTTCCCCTCAAGGGCAGCCAAAACGCCGATCTGTGCAAGTCCCCGCACCCCACCCCCGCAAAGCACAATGCCGGTCTTATCTTTTGATGATGACATGGTTCAAAGGTAACAAAAAATGTGGCAGGCTTCAGGTTACAAGGTACAGGTTACGTGTAAAAGCTTGCACGAGTTCTGCAGCCTGCAACCTGTGACCTGCAACCTGACGCCTTCAGTCTGCTCTTACATCAAAAAACTCATTAATATCCCCGCTGCCACTGCAGAGCCAATCACTCCGGCCACATTGGGTGCCATGGCGTGCATCAGAAGATGATTGGATGGGTCGGCTTTTAATCCCTCATTCTGCACTACCCTTGCACTGTCAGGTACTGCCGATACACCGGCGGCTCCCACCAGAGGATTGATCTTGTTGTGTGAGGGAAGGAAAAGATTCATCACCTTGGCAAAGATAATGCCCCCGGCGGTGGCGACCATGAATGACAATGCGCCAAGCACAAAAATCAGAATAGATTGTGATGTGATGAACACATCCGCTTGTGTTGATGCTCCTACCGTCAATCCCAATACAATCGTAACGATATCAATCAGAGAATTTTTCGCGGTATCGGCCAGCCTGCGGGTCACACCGCTTTCTTTCAGGATGTTGCCAAAAAACAACATCCCCAGAAGTGGCAATGCACCGGGAGAAATGAAGGTAGTAAGTATCAAACCTACAATAGGGAAAGATATCTTTTCAATCTTCGATACAGATCGCGGTGGTTTCATCCTGATCACCCTTTCCCTTTTGCTGGTAAGCAATCGCATGATGGGTGGTTGTATCACCGGAACCAGCGCCATATATGAATAAGCTGCGATCGCGATGGGTCCTATCAGGTTCGCGGTCTGTATGCCGTTAACAATGCCTCCGTTGGCCAGCTTGGAAGAAAGAAAGATAGCCGTGGGACCGTCGGCACCCCCGATAATACCTATGGACGCCGCTTCCGGCATGTTAAAACCCAATATCAACGCTCCCAGAAGGGTAAGAAAGATACCGACCTGTGCAGCGGCTCCAAGCAAAACAAGCCTCGGGCTGGATATCAGCGAGGAGAAGTCCGTCATGGCCCCAATACCCAGAAAGATCAAAGGAGGATAAATACCCTTGGTAACTCCGTAGTACAGGTAATTCAGAACGCTCCCATCCTGGTAGATCCCTAACTGCAGATTGATGCCCGGCGCCTGGAAGAAAGGAA encodes:
- a CDS encoding patatin-like phospholipase family protein, with amino-acid sequence MSSSKDKTGIVLCGGGVRGLAQIGVLAALEGNGIRPDYISGSSIGAVIGAFYAAGYSPLEMLEISKSSSMLKVFQLGFRKSGISNLKYLHNLLKRYLPGDSFESLKKQLFVCVSNLNTGKFEIRNSGKLYPYILASAAVPLVFEAQEIDGQLYVDGGLLNNFPLEPLEELCTKTIGIFVHDHRPVGMATLKNWQDIANRCLSLALHQNSKHNLASCNILIEPEKAYDYGVFRKKTDEELFRIGYDKTNMMMDDIKKAILS
- a CDS encoding sodium ion-translocating decarboxylase subunit beta, coding for MDGVRKFISFTGFANATPGHFVMILVGLIFIFLAIRYDYEPLLLIPIGTGIIIGNVPFFQAPGINLQLGIYQDGSVLNYLYYGVTKGIYPPLIFLGIGAMTDFSSLISSPRLVLLGAAAQVGIFLTLLGALILGFNMPEAASIGIIGGADGPTAIFLSSKLANGGIVNGIQTANLIGPIAIAAYSYMALVPVIQPPIMRLLTSKRERVIRMKPPRSVSKIEKISFPIVGLILTTFISPGALPLLGMLFFGNILKESGVTRRLADTAKNSLIDIVTIVLGLTVGASTQADVFITSQSILIFVLGALSFMVATAGGIIFAKVMNLFLPSHNKINPLVGAAGVSAVPDSARVVQNEGLKADPSNHLLMHAMAPNVAGVIGSAVAAGILMSFLM